Proteins co-encoded in one Deltaproteobacteria bacterium genomic window:
- a CDS encoding acyltransferase yields the protein MNPELLSLKEVLKLGAYWAGSAAVSPLVAAVKVRQRLTPKFDFYLYSTALSMIPGTLGRQLRGAFYSHTLRRCGRNLKVEYGSYFVSPDTSVGDYVTIGAYCVVGPCTMGNNVMLASFVSILDGLHQHGTADPTTPMMDQAGAPEPVHIGSNTWIGEKALVAASIGDNTIVGVGSVVTRPVKESVLVMGNPARVIGHRYKPLVTPTKKPTGELAVDGRPEKPAA from the coding sequence ATGAATCCGGAGCTTCTGTCATTGAAAGAGGTCCTGAAGCTCGGCGCGTACTGGGCGGGGAGCGCGGCCGTTTCGCCACTCGTGGCCGCCGTGAAGGTGCGACAGCGCCTGACGCCCAAGTTCGACTTCTACCTCTACTCCACCGCGCTCTCCATGATCCCGGGGACACTCGGCCGGCAGCTCCGCGGCGCGTTCTACTCGCACACCCTGCGCCGCTGCGGGCGAAACCTCAAGGTCGAGTACGGCTCGTACTTCGTGAGCCCCGACACCTCCGTCGGCGACTACGTGACGATCGGTGCCTACTGCGTCGTCGGCCCCTGCACGATGGGGAACAACGTGATGCTGGCCAGCTTCGTCAGTATCCTGGACGGGCTGCACCAGCACGGGACCGCCGATCCCACCACCCCGATGATGGATCAGGCCGGAGCTCCCGAGCCGGTTCACATCGGCAGCAACACGTGGATCGGCGAGAAGGCGCTCGTGGCAGCCAGCATCGGCGACAACACCATCGTGGGGGTCGGATCGGTGGTGACTCGCCCCGTGAAAGAGAGCGTCCTCGTGATGGGCAACCCCGCGCGCGTCATCGGGCACAGGTACAAGCCGCTCGTGACCCCCACCAAGAAGCCCACCGGGGAGCTCGCGGTCGACGGCCGCCCCGAAAAGCCCGCGGCGTAG
- a CDS encoding glycosyltransferase, protein MRVLHLMRGSEEVYGAERVIFAELEKLRLAGVDARFLMLQESRLGEAGDLMGKLLEEMGVPVVRVPVDKAISTRAVTDLRRAIEREAPQVVHTHGYKGDVYGLLACRLAKVPVVGEIHGWLFPRDDYVIRFYEWLDVQALKRMDAVIVLADHYRRMILRMGFQSQRIKLIPSGVDVPALKAKVGQADLRQRLGIAADRPVIGMLTRLSHEKGVDLFLRAFALVRRRHPRAVGVVFGDGPERQALAQLAAELELGPTELVWAGYCAEAMDALCALDVVAQTSRTEALPQALMEAMVMERPVVVTAVGGCPELVQEGETGYVVPSSDPETIAARLCHLIEHPDLALRMGRSGAARIAEGYTMQHWVERTLRVYETLSRAPS, encoded by the coding sequence ATGCGCGTCCTTCACTTGATGCGGGGTTCCGAGGAGGTCTACGGCGCCGAACGCGTGATCTTCGCGGAGCTCGAAAAGCTGCGACTCGCCGGCGTGGACGCCCGTTTCCTCATGTTGCAGGAGTCCCGCCTCGGCGAGGCGGGCGACCTGATGGGCAAGCTGCTGGAGGAGATGGGGGTCCCCGTCGTCCGCGTCCCCGTGGACAAGGCGATCTCCACGCGTGCCGTGACCGACCTGCGACGGGCGATCGAACGCGAGGCTCCGCAGGTGGTGCACACGCACGGCTACAAGGGAGACGTCTACGGCCTGCTGGCCTGCCGCCTGGCCAAGGTGCCCGTGGTGGGGGAGATCCACGGCTGGCTCTTTCCGCGCGACGACTACGTGATCCGTTTCTACGAGTGGCTCGACGTGCAGGCCCTCAAGCGCATGGACGCGGTGATCGTCCTGGCCGACCACTACCGGCGCATGATCCTCCGCATGGGGTTCCAGTCCCAGCGCATCAAGCTGATCCCGAGCGGCGTGGACGTGCCGGCGCTCAAGGCCAAGGTCGGTCAGGCCGACCTGCGGCAGCGGCTCGGCATCGCGGCGGACCGGCCGGTCATCGGCATGCTCACCCGGCTGAGCCACGAGAAGGGGGTGGACCTCTTCCTGCGCGCCTTCGCGCTCGTGCGGCGCCGGCACCCGCGGGCGGTAGGAGTCGTCTTCGGGGACGGCCCCGAGCGTCAGGCGCTCGCGCAGCTCGCCGCGGAGCTCGAGCTCGGTCCGACGGAGCTCGTCTGGGCGGGCTACTGCGCGGAGGCGATGGACGCCTTGTGCGCGCTCGACGTGGTGGCCCAGACCAGCCGCACGGAGGCGCTGCCCCAGGCGCTCATGGAGGCGATGGTCATGGAGCGCCCCGTCGTCGTCACCGCCGTGGGCGGCTGCCCCGAGCTGGTGCAGGAGGGCGAGACGGGCTACGTGGTCCCCTCCTCGGACCCCGAGACGATCGCGGCCCGCCTCTGTCATCTCATCGAGCACCCGGACCTGGCCTTGCGCATGGGCCGGTCGGGCGCGGCGCGCATCGCCGAGGGCTACACGATGCAGCACTGGGTGGAGCGCACGCTGCGCGTCTACGAGACGCTCTCCCGGGCCCCGAGCTGA
- a CDS encoding glycosyltransferase: MKLSIVTLALNEEKNLPRCLGAVRRLDPKGWEIEHIVCDGGSKDRTVQLAEELGAKVVHAEPGIPRQRNVGARAATGEVIAQIDADVEVFQGYMDAVQRHFGEGKDLVLGGNKRLPPDASWVAKAYALSWVGAATVLGEGPGTADASSISCMCMTTTRRVYDLVGWFREDLLVEEDTAFVYGAEQAGVPVIVDPTVDYIHHGEPKSFKDFVRKTAWNADYTFWFKRLRSGDKTAWRSWMYWWGLMFTGALLPGPLPAAGLVLTRAAVTATKNRTPEWFPQLVAMYAGYGAGLTAAVMGYSRNKHKRWR, translated from the coding sequence ATGAAGCTCTCCATCGTGACCTTGGCGCTCAATGAGGAGAAGAACCTGCCGCGCTGCCTCGGGGCCGTGCGCCGCCTCGATCCGAAGGGGTGGGAGATCGAGCACATCGTCTGCGACGGCGGGTCGAAGGACCGCACGGTGCAGCTCGCCGAGGAGCTCGGCGCGAAGGTGGTCCACGCGGAACCCGGCATACCGCGCCAGCGCAACGTGGGGGCCCGCGCCGCGACGGGCGAGGTGATCGCCCAGATCGACGCCGACGTGGAGGTCTTCCAGGGGTACATGGACGCGGTGCAGCGGCACTTCGGCGAGGGCAAGGACCTCGTGCTCGGCGGGAACAAGCGCCTGCCCCCGGACGCCTCGTGGGTGGCCAAGGCCTACGCCCTGAGCTGGGTCGGTGCGGCGACGGTCCTCGGCGAGGGGCCAGGCACGGCGGACGCGAGCTCCATCAGCTGCATGTGCATGACCACCACGCGGCGCGTCTACGACCTGGTCGGCTGGTTCCGCGAGGACCTCCTCGTCGAGGAGGACACGGCCTTCGTCTACGGCGCCGAGCAGGCCGGGGTGCCGGTGATCGTGGATCCGACGGTGGACTACATCCACCACGGCGAGCCGAAGTCCTTCAAGGACTTCGTCCGCAAGACGGCCTGGAACGCCGACTACACCTTCTGGTTCAAGCGGCTCAGGAGCGGCGACAAGACGGCCTGGCGCTCGTGGATGTACTGGTGGGGGCTGATGTTCACCGGCGCGCTCTTGCCGGGGCCGCTGCCCGCCGCCGGCCTCGTCCTGACCCGCGCGGCGGTGACGGCGACGAAGAACCGCACGCCGGAGTGGTTTCCGCAGCTCGTGGCGATGTATGCGGGCTACGGGGCGGGGCTGACGGCGGCCGTGATGGGGTACAGCAGGAACAAGCACAAGCGCTGGCGCTGA
- a CDS encoding WecB/TagA/CpsF family glycosyltransferase, with protein sequence MSANQAETLRRLGADGFEVRNLFGFPILAVTMEQVADVAERAIRERVRFITGQISGPMVVRMQRDGQLRESVMGADVFFADGAGIVFASRVLGRPLPERVAGIDLMYRLMERADRHGYRVYLFGAKQEVLERVVEAFGAKYPGAKLVGHQHGYFSAAEERGIAEAIRDARPDILFVAITTPKKENFLARWADLMAVPVLHGVGGSFDVVAGMVKRAPMVWQKLGMEWAYRIVQEPKRNWRREGISNLLFVGLVAWELAADLLKPE encoded by the coding sequence GTGAGCGCGAACCAAGCCGAGACCTTGCGCCGCCTGGGGGCCGACGGATTCGAGGTGCGGAACCTCTTCGGCTTTCCGATCCTCGCGGTGACCATGGAGCAGGTGGCCGACGTGGCCGAACGGGCCATCCGCGAGCGGGTGCGCTTCATCACCGGCCAGATCAGCGGGCCGATGGTCGTGCGCATGCAGCGCGACGGGCAGCTCCGCGAGTCGGTGATGGGGGCCGACGTCTTCTTCGCCGACGGGGCGGGGATCGTCTTCGCCTCGCGCGTCCTCGGGCGTCCGCTTCCGGAGCGCGTGGCGGGCATCGACCTGATGTATCGCTTGATGGAGCGCGCCGACCGCCACGGCTACCGGGTCTACCTCTTCGGCGCCAAGCAGGAGGTGCTCGAGCGGGTGGTCGAGGCCTTCGGCGCGAAGTACCCCGGCGCGAAGCTCGTCGGGCACCAGCACGGCTACTTCTCCGCGGCCGAGGAGCGCGGGATCGCCGAGGCGATCCGCGACGCCAGGCCCGACATCCTGTTCGTGGCCATCACCACGCCCAAGAAGGAGAACTTCCTCGCTCGCTGGGCCGACCTGATGGCCGTGCCGGTGCTCCACGGCGTCGGAGGTTCCTTCGACGTGGTCGCCGGGATGGTCAAGCGCGCTCCCATGGTCTGGCAGAAGCTCGGCATGGAATGGGCCTATCGCATCGTTCAGGAGCCCAAGCGGAACTGGCGACGCGAGGGGATCTCCAACCTGCTGTTCGTGGGGTTGGTGGCGTGGGAGCTCGCTGCCGACCTGCTCAAGCCCGAGTGA
- a CDS encoding serine hydrolase — protein sequence MRAQPMRPVHELMAQAVRRRYFPSAVLLVATDGQPVLYQAYGDCDLDTVFDLASLTKPLALGAVVMRLVAEGKLAYGARLASLVPELAGCEVGGVRVSQLLAHGSGLPAWRPYFERTSGIPVAKRRDAIRRWVAEEPLEHPPGSQAVYSDLGYILLDWAVERSAGARLHDLARRMVYEPLELSRTGFVDLLRPGARQALRQRPGWTFAATELLAGRRQRLVAEVHDDNCRAMGGVSGHAGLFSTAHDVHLLVRELVAAYHGGRSLFAPKVVRQAWRRSPVPGSSWALGWDTPSGETPSCGRYFGTGAVGHLGFTGTSVWLDPARRLWVILLTNRVYFGREPNPMRLFRPQLHDRVMRALMGRAV from the coding sequence GTGCGCGCGCAGCCCATGCGGCCGGTCCACGAGCTGATGGCCCAGGCCGTGCGGCGCCGGTACTTCCCCTCCGCGGTGCTGCTCGTGGCGACCGACGGCCAGCCCGTCCTCTATCAGGCCTACGGCGACTGCGACCTGGACACCGTCTTCGACCTTGCGTCGCTGACGAAGCCCCTCGCCCTCGGCGCGGTCGTGATGCGCCTCGTGGCGGAGGGTAAGCTCGCCTACGGCGCGCGGCTCGCCTCCCTCGTGCCCGAGCTCGCCGGGTGCGAGGTCGGGGGCGTGCGGGTCTCGCAGCTCCTCGCGCACGGAAGCGGACTGCCGGCCTGGCGCCCCTACTTCGAACGTACCTCGGGGATCCCGGTCGCGAAGCGGCGCGACGCCATCCGGCGCTGGGTCGCCGAGGAGCCGCTCGAGCATCCCCCGGGAAGCCAGGCGGTCTACAGCGACCTGGGCTACATCCTCCTCGATTGGGCGGTGGAGCGCAGCGCCGGGGCGAGGCTGCACGACCTCGCGCGACGGATGGTCTACGAGCCTCTCGAGCTGAGCCGGACCGGGTTCGTGGACCTCCTGCGGCCGGGGGCGAGGCAGGCGCTCCGACAGCGCCCGGGCTGGACCTTCGCCGCGACCGAGCTGCTCGCCGGTCGACGGCAGCGCCTCGTGGCCGAGGTGCACGACGACAACTGCCGCGCGATGGGTGGCGTGAGCGGCCACGCGGGGCTCTTCTCGACCGCGCACGACGTGCACCTGCTCGTGCGCGAGCTCGTCGCCGCGTACCACGGCGGTCGCTCTCTCTTCGCCCCGAAGGTCGTCCGCCAGGCCTGGCGTCGCTCCCCCGTGCCGGGGTCCTCCTGGGCCCTCGGCTGGGACACGCCGTCGGGGGAGACCCCGAGCTGCGGGAGGTACTTCGGCACGGGCGCCGTCGGGCACCTCGGCTTCACCGGGACCTCCGTCTGGCTCGACCCCGCGAGACGTCTCTGGGTCATCCTCCTGACCAACCGGGTCTACTTCGGCCGCGAGCCGAACCCCATGCGCCTCTTCCGTCCGCAACTGCACGACCGGGTCATGCGCGCCCTCATGGGACGCGCGGTCTGA
- the wecB gene encoding UDP-N-acetylglucosamine 2-epimerase (non-hydrolyzing) produces MSAERVRVLSIFGTRPEAIKMAPVVKALDRRPEAFESLVCVTTQHREMLRQVLSVFEIQPHHDLDLMKPNQDLFDTTVGVLEGMKGVLRQVRPHVALVHGDTTTTFAASLACFYLGVPVGHVEAGLRTQDKRQPFPEEINRRLADAVCDVHYAPTADNARALLAEGTPEGGVVVTGNTVIDALLSVVPKVRAARPEIAGLDAVDWSKKTILVTCHRRESFGEQIEGIFRALRTIAERLPEVNVVYPVHRNPNVLGPATRILSGQPRVHLIEPVEYLPFVWLMDRAHLVLTDSGGIQEEAPSLDKPVLVMRNKTERGEAVATGAVRLVGTAPGPIVEAVERLVRDPADYERMARAENPYGDGKASERIADDLARRFGGVGAR; encoded by the coding sequence ATGAGCGCTGAGCGTGTTCGCGTCCTCTCGATCTTCGGCACCCGCCCCGAGGCGATCAAGATGGCCCCGGTGGTCAAGGCGCTCGACCGGCGCCCCGAGGCCTTCGAGAGCCTCGTGTGCGTGACGACCCAGCACCGGGAGATGCTGCGGCAGGTGCTGTCGGTCTTCGAGATCCAGCCCCACCACGACCTGGACCTGATGAAGCCGAACCAGGACCTCTTCGACACCACCGTCGGCGTGCTCGAGGGGATGAAGGGCGTGCTCCGGCAGGTGCGGCCGCACGTCGCGCTCGTGCACGGGGACACGACGACCACCTTCGCGGCGTCGCTGGCCTGCTTCTACCTCGGAGTCCCCGTCGGGCACGTCGAGGCGGGGCTTCGCACCCAGGACAAGCGGCAGCCCTTCCCCGAGGAGATCAACCGGCGCCTCGCGGACGCGGTCTGCGACGTGCACTACGCGCCGACCGCGGACAACGCGCGCGCGCTGCTCGCCGAGGGGACCCCCGAGGGCGGCGTCGTCGTCACCGGAAACACCGTGATCGACGCGCTGCTGAGCGTGGTCCCCAAGGTGCGCGCGGCGCGCCCCGAGATCGCCGGGCTCGACGCGGTGGACTGGAGCAAGAAGACCATCCTCGTGACCTGCCACCGCCGCGAGTCCTTCGGCGAGCAGATCGAGGGGATCTTCCGGGCGCTCAGGACCATCGCGGAGCGGCTCCCCGAGGTGAACGTGGTCTACCCGGTCCACCGGAACCCGAACGTCCTCGGCCCGGCCACGCGCATCCTCTCCGGCCAGCCGCGCGTGCACCTCATCGAGCCGGTGGAGTATCTCCCGTTTGTCTGGCTCATGGACCGCGCGCACCTCGTCTTGACTGACTCGGGCGGGATCCAGGAGGAGGCGCCGTCGCTCGACAAGCCGGTGCTCGTGATGCGCAACAAGACCGAGCGCGGCGAGGCCGTGGCCACGGGGGCGGTGCGTCTGGTCGGGACGGCCCCCGGCCCGATCGTCGAGGCCGTCGAGCGGCTGGTCCGCGACCCCGCCGACTACGAGCGGATGGCCCGCGCGGAGAACCCCTACGGCGACGGCAAGGCCTCGGAGCGCATCGCCGACGACCTGGCGCGCCGCTTCGGAGGCGTGGGCGCACGATGA
- a CDS encoding serine/threonine protein kinase yields the protein MYVERDRPGAVIAGKYELLELAGRGGMATVWRAVTLGAAGFRRPVAVKRILSTLIGSRDFVTLFVEEARVCADLSHPNIVQTHDFGRDEQGMYYLVLEWVEGLDMRRFLYAYEASGLRVPWPILTAITIEVLRALGAAHERIDGRGRPAPVFHRDVNPQNILLGLHGAVKLTDFGLARAMDRARITHPDILKGKLSYMAPEMAFGHPASVQSDLFSVGVVLWETLVGRKLFEGADDVEVVLGVRRAEIPALSSMRKDLPPPFSRIVERSLAREPKDRYASARQMGRELAGLLRRVAEPTDAQVVGQSVAEARRRLQRLPPVPPETPLVG from the coding sequence ATGTACGTTGAACGAGATCGTCCCGGCGCGGTCATTGCCGGCAAGTACGAGCTATTGGAGCTCGCCGGGCGGGGCGGCATGGCCACGGTGTGGCGTGCGGTCACGCTCGGCGCCGCGGGCTTCAGGCGACCCGTGGCGGTCAAGCGCATCCTCTCGACGCTCATCGGCAGCCGCGACTTCGTGACCCTCTTCGTCGAGGAGGCCCGCGTCTGCGCCGACCTCTCGCACCCGAACATCGTGCAGACCCACGACTTCGGCCGCGACGAGCAGGGCATGTACTACCTCGTGCTGGAATGGGTCGAGGGGCTGGACATGCGCCGCTTCCTCTACGCCTACGAGGCGAGCGGGCTGCGCGTCCCCTGGCCGATCCTGACGGCGATCACCATCGAGGTCCTGCGCGCTCTCGGCGCGGCGCACGAACGTATCGACGGCCGGGGACGACCCGCGCCCGTGTTCCATCGGGACGTGAACCCGCAGAACATCCTGCTCGGCCTGCACGGCGCGGTGAAGCTCACCGACTTCGGCCTGGCGCGGGCCATGGACCGGGCTCGCATCACGCACCCCGACATCCTGAAGGGCAAGCTCTCCTACATGGCCCCCGAGATGGCCTTCGGCCACCCCGCGAGCGTGCAGAGCGACCTCTTCAGCGTCGGCGTGGTGCTCTGGGAGACGCTCGTCGGGCGCAAGCTCTTCGAGGGAGCCGACGACGTGGAGGTGGTGCTCGGCGTGCGGCGCGCGGAGATCCCGGCCCTCTCGTCGATGCGCAAGGACCTGCCTCCCCCCTTCTCGCGGATCGTGGAACGCTCGCTCGCCCGCGAACCGAAGGACCGCTACGCCTCGGCGCGCCAGATGGGGCGCGAGCTGGCCGGCCTCCTCCGTCGGGTCGCCGAGCCTACCGACGCGCAGGTGGTCGGTCAGAGCGTGGCCGAGGCCCGCCGCCGGCTCCAGCGCCTCCCGCCCGTCCCTCCGGAAACCCCGCTCGTCGGCTGA
- a CDS encoding formylglycine-generating enzyme family protein, whose translation MSSLRGHGWFGLTLLALVAAGCGGKASTADGGGVRRDGRGDGPAWPDYGLEDGRPPTGDGSQRADGGAVGDFKTPPPGTWVPVKAGTFNMGSPAAEPCRSTGETEHGVTLTRGFEIGATETTQGEFQAAMGYNPSNNAACGANCPVENLNWHQAAAYCNALSAKKSLGACYTCTGTQSAAKCQVDAAYAASGKTIYDCPGYRLPTEAEWEYACRAGATTALYNGALDGAKCKGDDANASAIAWYDVTAQGKTQPVGKKQPNALGLFDMSGNIQEWVHDVYQQDLGAGAATDPVIATAGKTQGVIRGGSAYHDPERLRCAFRVGQTFANAGTSLGVRCVRTTP comes from the coding sequence ATGTCGAGTCTACGAGGGCACGGATGGTTCGGTTTGACGCTGCTGGCGCTGGTCGCCGCGGGCTGCGGGGGCAAGGCGAGCACCGCTGACGGCGGGGGCGTGCGTCGGGACGGCCGCGGAGACGGACCCGCCTGGCCCGACTACGGCCTGGAGGATGGCCGCCCACCGACGGGGGACGGCTCGCAGCGCGCCGACGGCGGCGCGGTGGGGGACTTCAAGACCCCGCCTCCGGGCACCTGGGTCCCGGTCAAGGCCGGCACCTTCAACATGGGGTCCCCGGCGGCCGAGCCCTGTCGCAGCACGGGAGAGACCGAGCACGGCGTGACGCTGACCCGCGGCTTCGAGATCGGCGCGACGGAGACGACGCAGGGTGAGTTTCAGGCCGCGATGGGCTACAACCCGTCGAACAACGCGGCCTGCGGCGCGAACTGCCCCGTCGAGAATCTGAACTGGCACCAGGCGGCGGCCTACTGCAACGCGCTGTCGGCGAAGAAGAGCCTGGGCGCCTGCTACACCTGCACCGGGACGCAGAGCGCGGCCAAGTGCCAGGTCGACGCGGCCTACGCCGCGAGTGGAAAGACGATCTACGACTGCCCGGGGTACCGGCTCCCGACGGAGGCCGAGTGGGAGTACGCCTGTCGGGCGGGAGCGACCACGGCGCTCTACAACGGCGCGCTCGACGGGGCGAAGTGCAAGGGTGACGACGCGAACGCGTCGGCGATCGCCTGGTACGACGTGACGGCGCAGGGCAAGACTCAGCCGGTCGGGAAGAAGCAGCCGAACGCGCTCGGCCTCTTCGACATGTCGGGCAATATCCAGGAGTGGGTGCACGACGTGTATCAGCAGGACCTGGGCGCGGGCGCGGCGACGGACCCGGTGATCGCGACGGCGGGCAAGACCCAGGGGGTGATCCGCGGGGGCAGTGCCTACCACGACCCCGAGCGTCTGCGCTGCGCGTTCCGCGTGGGGCAGACCTTCGCCAACGCCGGGACCTCCCTCGGCGTGCGCTGCGTGCGCACGACCCCGTGA
- a CDS encoding polysaccharide deacetylase family protein — protein sequence MGLGLKPWIGRASYRLNCLAAKVFEQRRYPLVITYHRIGRREQLWPDLIEIAEANLDQFERQMEWLVRYTEPVSMAEYREIVSGTRPSPSRAVLVTFDDGYREDLLRTVPVLERTGIRPTVFLPTAFVGTDVRFWWDRIGTCVQTAVLPRLRLAYPERVDLPLQTPAERDVAMRRLIELAKTLSRDGREEMLVALETSLELPSTATLDRRRVLDWDEVRELRRVFDYGAHTHTHARLSTLAADELRDELGRCKQIVERELGEPCRSIAIPYGGESDYTDEAVRVAGEVGFELVFSMHDSLRPPKPFNGALLVDRVTLDPRLDVPGLAAKLTWPQLFVPDWTGRARRGLGRLWPGL from the coding sequence ATGGGACTGGGTCTGAAGCCGTGGATCGGTCGCGCGAGCTACCGACTGAACTGTCTCGCTGCGAAGGTCTTCGAGCAGCGGCGCTACCCGCTGGTGATCACCTACCATCGCATCGGCCGGCGCGAGCAGCTCTGGCCCGACCTGATCGAGATCGCCGAGGCGAATCTCGACCAATTCGAGCGCCAGATGGAGTGGCTGGTCCGCTACACCGAGCCCGTCTCGATGGCCGAGTACCGTGAGATCGTCTCGGGGACGCGCCCTTCTCCGAGCCGCGCGGTGCTCGTCACCTTCGACGACGGGTACCGCGAGGACCTCCTGCGAACGGTTCCGGTGCTCGAGCGGACCGGCATTCGACCGACGGTCTTTCTCCCCACGGCGTTCGTGGGCACGGACGTCCGCTTCTGGTGGGATCGGATCGGGACCTGTGTGCAGACGGCGGTGCTTCCCCGTCTGCGGCTCGCCTACCCCGAGCGCGTCGATCTGCCGCTTCAGACCCCGGCGGAGCGAGACGTCGCGATGCGACGCCTGATCGAGCTGGCGAAGACGCTCTCGCGCGACGGGCGGGAGGAGATGCTCGTGGCCCTCGAGACGAGCCTCGAGCTCCCGTCCACCGCGACCCTCGACCGCCGACGGGTGCTGGACTGGGACGAGGTGCGCGAGCTGCGGCGGGTGTTCGACTACGGCGCGCACACGCACACCCACGCCCGGCTCTCCACGCTCGCCGCGGACGAGCTGCGCGACGAGCTCGGCCGGTGCAAGCAGATCGTCGAGCGAGAGCTCGGCGAGCCCTGTCGCTCCATCGCGATCCCCTACGGGGGCGAGAGCGACTACACCGACGAGGCGGTGCGCGTGGCCGGCGAAGTGGGGTTCGAGCTCGTGTTCTCGATGCACGATTCGCTTCGCCCTCCCAAGCCCTTCAACGGCGCTCTGCTCGTGGACCGTGTCACGCTCGATCCGCGCCTCGACGTGCCGGGGCTGGCGGCCAAGCTGACCTGGCCCCAGCTCTTCGTGCCCGACTGGACCGGGAGGGCGCGTCGCGGACTCGGCCGCCTCTGGCCCGGACTGTAG
- a CDS encoding sigma 54-interacting transcriptional regulator, producing the protein MGESSETGQRTYRPGEQSAARAGVEAVLWVVHPPEVAGPIPLEEPRTVLGRIVDGEAHPRLGHRTVSRRHLAVEWVAGRGEHTAEDLGSSNGSWVDGRRLQGSPRPLVNGSVLRLGDVILVYEQGLALPPEPDGVGREAVPGLSRAARSLRAAVARLASQPAPVLLVGEAGVGKETIARELHRMTGRAGPLVAVSCTELEGGPAEHQLFGTDAAGAEGTEPAPQGFVRAATGGTLFLDEVGALSLALQERLLHLLQEREGGEAGGSEPQPDLHLVTTTQRDLGREVDRQTFNRELHALLSLWELRVPSLVDRRADLLDWYARLYRRWAAKRRLAESQPVPELETAAAEALLLAAWPDNLRGLDRVVHRLAVGRLRPQPVTLQELEPLLPVVKRVDHSDEPAPTMRLPIIADHDESDSD; encoded by the coding sequence ATGGGCGAGTCCTCCGAGACCGGTCAGCGCACCTATCGACCGGGAGAGCAGAGCGCCGCGCGCGCCGGAGTCGAGGCGGTGCTCTGGGTCGTGCATCCGCCCGAGGTCGCGGGCCCGATTCCTCTCGAGGAGCCGCGGACCGTCCTCGGGCGGATCGTCGACGGAGAAGCGCACCCGCGCCTCGGCCACCGAACCGTCTCGAGGCGGCACCTCGCCGTGGAATGGGTGGCGGGGCGCGGCGAGCATACGGCCGAAGATCTGGGCAGCAGCAACGGGAGCTGGGTCGACGGCCGTCGCCTCCAGGGGAGCCCGCGGCCGCTCGTGAACGGATCCGTCCTGCGGCTCGGGGATGTGATCCTGGTCTACGAGCAGGGGCTGGCGCTGCCCCCCGAGCCCGATGGGGTCGGTCGCGAGGCCGTGCCGGGGCTCTCCCGCGCGGCACGCTCCCTGCGGGCGGCGGTCGCGCGGCTAGCGTCGCAGCCGGCGCCGGTCCTGCTCGTAGGAGAGGCGGGCGTGGGCAAGGAGACGATCGCCCGCGAGCTGCACCGAATGACCGGCCGAGCGGGGCCGCTCGTAGCCGTGAGCTGCACCGAGCTAGAGGGGGGGCCCGCCGAGCATCAGCTCTTCGGCACCGACGCTGCGGGGGCGGAGGGGACGGAGCCGGCCCCGCAGGGGTTCGTGCGTGCGGCGACGGGCGGGACGCTCTTCCTCGACGAGGTGGGCGCCCTTTCCCTCGCGCTCCAGGAGAGGCTCCTGCACCTGCTGCAGGAGCGCGAGGGCGGCGAGGCGGGAGGATCGGAGCCGCAGCCGGACCTGCACCTCGTGACGACCACGCAGCGCGACCTGGGGCGCGAGGTGGATCGCCAGACCTTCAATCGGGAGCTCCACGCGCTGCTCTCGCTCTGGGAGCTTCGCGTGCCCTCCCTCGTCGACCGGCGCGCCGACCTCCTGGACTGGTACGCGCGTCTCTACCGCCGATGGGCCGCCAAGCGCCGGCTAGCGGAGAGCCAGCCGGTGCCCGAGCTCGAGACCGCCGCGGCCGAGGCCTTGCTGCTCGCCGCCTGGCCGGACAACCTGCGTGGGCTGGACCGGGTCGTCCACCGTCTGGCCGTGGGTCGCTTGCGCCCGCAGCCGGTGACGCTGCAGGAGCTCGAGCCGCTGCTCCCGGTGGTGAAGCGCGTCGACCATTCGGACGAGCCCGCCCCCACCATGCGCCTGCCCATCATCGCGGATCACGACGAGTCCGATTCCGACTGA